A single region of the Ictalurus punctatus breed USDA103 chromosome 17, Coco_2.0, whole genome shotgun sequence genome encodes:
- the LOC108277820 gene encoding alpha-2-macroglobulin isoform X1 produces the protein MVVRQVNIRIRLLLACFLFLSVYGQTSGPYFMVTFPAVIESGSNAKLCVSLLKPNETLQVNIYLVHNNQNRTLLQETVEKEIHHCSHFEAPQVVGESVQEIKVEVKGESFKMTEKRKVMFKSYDTLVFIQTDKPIYNPGQTVNFRIVTMDSNFIPLKQKYSTVILKDNNRNRIGQWTNVSSTGLILQLSHELNAEAPQGHYSLTADIENRLITHYFKVQKYVLPKFEITVKTPEKHSIGEEELKLEVCGKYTYGQPVPGTALVQVCRKFRQNYFHREDAPLISPCLVETVEMSQTGCAFLILNVSTFTSSEFEVNFEHYLNATVTLTEEGTDFSLVKSVIIELIYQIGQVELVDLPKTFERERDIEGKIKVTTFSGTPIPNKKVYLSEGEWWSKKKLLNLTTDSNGLANFSVASPEHPTTEITLHASVYPDEHYPTYKTPFFTNANARLQLLQPATPYSPVFSELSIESAEEPFKCGAEIPITINYYIVGETTESYSIDLIYTVLSKGAIVHHGHEEVLAKGIIVHHEHEEVEVKLSTDVRKGKISFKLAVDAELAPVVQIVVYSVLPSENVIAASKKFDVEKCFRNKVSLQFSPSKAVPGEKNTLELSAHPGSLCGLSAVDQSVFILESGERLNTDKIFNLLPERVSDYPYGVEDNIECLHVRPRRHTQIDHAYNTLKSVGLKMATNLAVREPDCLVYKGMRYERYRHRHPYGVQYMVAQRVGLAESSSERYKSIETVRKFFPETWIWQLSEVGDSGSAQLPVTVPDTITTWETEAFCVSSRGLGLAPPVQLTVFQPFFLELSLPYSIIRGEVFELKATVFNYLSKCIMVKVTPAPSSDYTLEPSSDGEFSSCLCENGRKTFKWTLIPTVLGVLNVTVSAEAEQSQTVCDNEIVSVPERGRIDTVTRSLIVQAEGTEKMKSQSWLLCPQGNIVSEELELILPEDVIEGSARASVSVLGDILGRALQNLDGLLRMPYGCGEQNIALLAPNIYILQYLENTEQLTTAIRERATGFLKSGYQRQLNYKHLNGAYSTFGSGEENTWLTAFVLRTFGKAQRYIFIDPEIINSAKQWLINKQRSDGCFIQQGSLFNNRMKGGVNDEVTITAYITASLLELGNTVQDPFVNKGLLCLRSSIGNLTNTYTTALLAYTFSLAGENQFREQLLKELDNVAISGDGRLHWSQSASDDSGSLSVEISSYVLLAVLTAGQLTPADLGYANRIVSWLVKQQNPYGGFSSTQDTVVALQALALYSTKVFSSDGSSTVTVKSEDGHSYTFDVNQNNKLLYQERSLQDVPGKYSIEVKGDTCVSVQTALFYNVPTPTQTSTLSIAVKTEGNCTKTYGQTLSLGFTVEYHGTLNNTNMIIVDIKLLSGFTADPGELKRSILVERVDSKDDHIIMYIKELPRNIPINYQLHIKQVLPVKNLKPAVIKVYDYYQTSDQSETEYTSPCV, from the exons ATGGTGGTCAGGCAGGTCAACATAAGGATAAGGCTACTGTTAGCctgcttcctttttctttctgtttatggaCAAACCTCAGGACC ATATTTCATGGTGACATTTCCTGCAGTAATAGAGTCTGGCTCTAATGCAAAATTGTGTGTGAGTCTTCTGAAGCCCAATGAGACTCTGCAAGTGAACATTTATCTGGTTCATAACAACCAGAACAGAACTCTTTTACAAGAGACAGTGGAAAAGGAGATTCACCACTGCTCTCATTTTGAG GCTCCACAGGTTGTGGGTGAATCGGTGCAGGAGATAAAGGTAGAAGTCAAAGGTGAAAGTTTTAAGATgacagagaaaaggaaagtgaTGTTTAAATCCTATGACACATTGGTATTTATTCAGACTGATAAACCCATCTACAATCCAGGCCAAACAG TGAATTTCAGAATTGTCACTATGGATTCTAATTTTATTCCACTTAAACAAAAA TACAGCACAGTAATTCTTAAG GATAATAATCGTAACAGGATTGGTCAGTGGACGAATGTGTCCTCGACAGGCCTGATACTGCAGCTTTCACATGAGCTCAACGCTGAGGCTCCACAAGGCCATTATTCATTAACTGCTGACATTGAAAATAGGTTGATCACACACTATTTTAAGGTGCAAAAGTATG TTTTACCCAAGTTTGAGATTACAGTAAAAACACCAGAAAAACACAGCATTGGTGAGGAGGAACTAAAGCTGGAGGTTTGTGGAAA GTACACTTACGGACAGCCAGTACCTGGCACAGCACTGGTGCAAGTGTGTCGTAAATTTAGGCAGAATTATTTTCATCGTGAGGACGCCCCTTTGATTTCACCATGCCTGGTTGAAACAGTAGAG ATGAGTCAGACTGGTTGTGCCTTCCTTATACTGAATGTATCGACTTTCACAAGTTCTGAATTTGAAGTTAATTTTGAGCACTATCTTAATGCTACTGTTACACTGACAGAGGAAGGAACAG atTTCTCCTTGGTAAAATCTGTCATCATAGAACTCATTTACCAAATCGGTCAAGTGGAACTTGTGGATTTACCAAAAACCTTtgaacgagagagagatatagaagGAAAA ATTAAAGTTACAACCTTCAGTGGAACACCAATTCCTAACAAGAAGGTTTACCTTTCGGAAGGTGAATGGTGGTCTAAGAAGAAACTACTCAATCTCACTACAGATAGTAATGGATTGGCAAACTTCTCAGTTGCTTCACCTGAACATCCTACAACAGAGATAACATTGCAT GCAAGTGTCTATCCAGATGAACACTATCCTACATACAAAACACCATTCTTTACCAATGCTAATGCACGTCTACAGCTGCTCCAACCTGCCACACCTTACAGTCCAGTATTCAGTGAATTGTCAATAGAGAGCGCAGAGGAACCATTTAAGTGTGGTGCTGAAATTCCCATAACCATTAACTACTATATTGTTGGAGAAACTACTGAAAGTTACAGTATTGATCTTATATACACG GTATTATCTAAAGGAGCAATAGTCCATCATGGGCATGAGGAG GTCTTAGCTAAAGGAATCATAGTCCATCATGAGCATGAGGAAGTTGAAGTGAAACTCTCTACAGATGTCAGAAAAggaaaaatctcatttaaacTAGCTGTCGATGCTGAACTGGCTCCTGTCGTGCAGATTGTGGTGTACTCTGTCCTGCCCAGTGAGAATGTCATCGCTGCTAGCAAAAAATTTGATGTGGAAAAATGTTTCAGGAATAAG GTTTCGCTACAGTTCTCTCCCTCTAAAGCAGTTCCTGGTGAGAAAAACACTCTTGAGCTCTCGGCTCATCCTGGTTCACTGTGTGGCCTCAGTGCTGTGGATCAGAGTGTGTTCATCTTGGAGTCTGGAGAACGCCTAAATACTGACAAG ATATTTAATTTGCTGCCAGAGAGAGTATCAGATTACCCCTATGGGGTTGAAGATAATATAGAGTGCTTGCATGTTAGACCTCGACGACATACACAGATTGACCATGCTTACAATACATTAAAG AGTGTGGGGCTGAAGATGGCAACAAATTTGGCTGTTAGAGAACCTGACTGTTTGGTATACAAAGGCATGCGTTATGAACGTTATCGTCACAGACATCCATATGGGG tGCAATACATGGTAGCGCAACGTGTGGGATTAGCTGAGTCATCATCAGAACGTTATAAATCCATTGAAACAGTTCGCAAATTCTTCCCAGAAACATGGATATGGCAACTGTCTGAAGTCGG GGACTCTGGATCAGCACAGCTTCCTGTCACTGTTCCTGACACCATCACCACTTGGGAGACAGAGGCTTTCTGCGTGTCATCTAGGGGTCTGGGACTGGCTCCTCCTGTTCAGCTCACTGTATTTCAGCCCTTCTTCCTGGAGCTCTCATTGCCCTATTCCATTATCCGGGGAGAAGTTTTTGAGCTGAAGGCCACGGTTTTCAATTATCTTTCCAAATGTATTATG GTTAAAGTGACCCCGGCTCCTTCCTCAGACTACACTCTGGAACCCTCTTCTGATGGCGAGTTTTCATCCTGCCTGTGTGAAAATGGCAGAAAAACCTTCAAATGGactttgattcccaccgtgctTG GAGTCTTGAATGTGACAGTGAGTGCAGAGGCAGAACAATCCCAGACGGTGTGTGATAATGAGATTGTGAGTGTTCCAGAGAGAGGCCGTATTGACACAGTTACACGAAGCCTGATTGTGCAG GCTGAAGGAACTGAGAAGATGAAGAGCCAGAGCTGGTTATTATGCCCACAGG GCAACATTGTTTCAGAGGAGTTGGAGCTGATTCTTCCTGAGGATGTAATAGAGGGATCAGCCCGAGCTTCTGTTTCAGTACTTG GAGATATACTTGGCCGTGCATTACAAAATCTGGATGGACTGCTAAGGATGCCATATGGCTGTGGTGAGCAAAACATTGCTCTCCTCGCCCCCAATATCTACATTCTTCAGTATCTAGAGAACACTGAGCAGCTCACCACAGCTATCCGTGAGAGGGCTACTGGTTTCCTTAAGAGTG GATACCAGAGGCAACTTAACTATAAACATTTGAATGGTGCATATAGCACATTTGGCAGCGGGGAGGAGAACACATG GTTAACTGCTTTTGTCTTGAGGACTTTCGGCAAAGCACAACGTTACATCTTTATTGATCCAGAAATCATTAACAGTGCAAAGCAATGGCTAATAAATAAGCAGAGATCAGATGGCTGTTTTATACAACAGGGAAGTCTGTTTAATAATAGAATGAAG GGTGGTGTAAATGATGAAGTGACTATTACTGCCTACATCACTGCATCATTGCTTGAATTGGGTAACACAGTCCAG GATCCTTTTGTGAATAAAGGACTGCTGTGCCTCAGGTCTTCTATTGGTAACCTGACAAACACCTACACCACTGCACTGTTGGCCTACACTTTTAGTCTGGCTGGAGAGAATCAATTTCGGGAGCAGCTACTAAAAGAGTTGGATAATGTTGCCATTTCAGGAG atggTCGGCTTCATTGGTCTCAATCAGCATCAGATGACTCCGGCTCATTGTCAGTGGAAATCAGTTCTTACGTGCTGCTAGCTGTTCTCACTGCAGGTCAACTCACTCCAGCTGATTTGGGATACGCTAATAGGATTGTCAGCTGGCTGGTGAAGCAGCAAAATCCCTATGGAGGCTTTTCCTCCACACAG gaCACAGTTGTGGCCCTCCAAGCTCTGGCTCTGTACTCCACTAAAGTGTTCAGCTCAGACGGCTCTAGCACAGTAACTGTAAAGTCAGAAGATGGACACAGTTACACCTTTGATGTGAACCAGAACAACAAGTTACTGTACCAAGAAAGATCACTGCAGGATGTTCCTGGCAAATACAGCATTGAAGTGAAGGGTGACACCTGTGTGTCAGTGCAG ACAGCACTTTTCTACAATGTCCCCACACCTACTCAAACTAGTACACTGAGCATTGCGGTGAAGACCGAGGGAAACTGCACAAAAACATATGGACAAACTTTGTCCCTCGGCTTCACTGTTGA ATATCATGGGACACTTAACAACACTAATATGATCATAGTGGACATAAAACTGTTATCAGGGTTCACAGCAGATCCTGGTGAA CTGAAAAGGAGCATTTTGGTGGAACGGGTTGATTCTAAAGATGACCATATTATCATGTATATCAAAGAG CTCCCAAGGAATATTCCTATCAACTATCAGCTACACATTAAACAGGTGCTTCCTGTCAAGAATCTCAAGCCAGCGGTGATCAAAGTTTATGATTACTACCAAACAA GTGACCAGTCTGAGACGGAGTACACCTCCCCCTGTGTGTAG
- the LOC108277820 gene encoding alpha-2-macroglobulin isoform X2, which yields MVVRQVNIRIRLLLACFLFLSVYGQTSGPYFMVTFPAVIESGSNAKLCVSLLKPNETLQVNIYLVHNNQNRTLLQETVEKEIHHCSHFEAPQVVGESVQEIKVEVKGESFKMTEKRKVMFKSYDTLVFIQTDKPIYNPGQTVNFRIVTMDSNFIPLKQKYSTVILKDNNRNRIGQWTNVSSTGLILQLSHELNAEAPQGHYSLTADIENRLITHYFKVQKYVLPKFEITVKTPEKHSIGEEELKLEVCGKYTYGQPVPGTALVQVCRKFRQNYFHREDAPLISPCLVETVEMSQTGCAFLILNVSTFTSSEFEVNFEHYLNATVTLTEEGTDFSLVKSVIIELIYQIGQVELVDLPKTFERERDIEGKIKVTTFSGTPIPNKKVYLSEGEWWSKKKLLNLTTDSNGLANFSVASPEHPTTEITLHASVYPDEHYPTYKTPFFTNANARLQLLQPATPYSPVFSELSIESAEEPFKCGAEIPITINYYIVGETTESYSIDLIYTVLSKGAIVHHGHEEVLAKGIIVHHEHEEVEVKLSTDVRKGKISFKLAVDAELAPVVQIVVYSVLPSENVIAASKKFDVEKCFRNKVSLQFSPSKAVPGEKNTLELSAHPGSLCGLSAVDQSVFILESGERLNTDKIFNLLPERVSDYPYGVEDNIECLHVRPRRHTQIDHAYNTLKSVGLKMATNLAVREPDCLVYKGMRYERYRHRHPYGVQYMVAQRVGLAESSSERYKSIETVRKFFPETWIWQLSEVGDSGSAQLPVTVPDTITTWETEAFCVSSRGLGLAPPVQLTVFQPFFLELSLPYSIIRGEVFELKATVFNYLSKCIMVKVTPAPSSDYTLEPSSDGEFSSCLCENGRKTFKWTLIPTVLGVLNVTVSAEAEQSQTVCDNEIVSVPERGRIDTVTRSLIVQAEGTEKMKSQSWLLCPQGNIVSEELELILPEDVIEGSARASVSVLGDILGRALQNLDGLLRMPYGCGEQNIALLAPNIYILQYLENTEQLTTAIRERATGFLKSGYQRQLNYKHLNGAYSTFGSGEENTWLTAFVLRTFGKAQRYIFIDPEIINSAKQWLINKQRSDGCFIQQGSLFNNRMKGGVNDEVTITAYITASLLELGNTVQDPFVNKGLLCLRSSIGNLTNTYTTALLAYTFSLAGENQFREQLLKELDNVAISGDGRLHWSQSASDDSGSLSVEISSYVLLAVLTAGQLTPADLGYANRIVSWLVKQQNPYGGFSSTQDTVVALQALALYSTKVFSSDGSSTVTVKSEDGHSYTFDVNQNNKLLYQERSLQDVPGKYSIEVKGDTCVSVQDCFNFF from the exons ATGGTGGTCAGGCAGGTCAACATAAGGATAAGGCTACTGTTAGCctgcttcctttttctttctgtttatggaCAAACCTCAGGACC ATATTTCATGGTGACATTTCCTGCAGTAATAGAGTCTGGCTCTAATGCAAAATTGTGTGTGAGTCTTCTGAAGCCCAATGAGACTCTGCAAGTGAACATTTATCTGGTTCATAACAACCAGAACAGAACTCTTTTACAAGAGACAGTGGAAAAGGAGATTCACCACTGCTCTCATTTTGAG GCTCCACAGGTTGTGGGTGAATCGGTGCAGGAGATAAAGGTAGAAGTCAAAGGTGAAAGTTTTAAGATgacagagaaaaggaaagtgaTGTTTAAATCCTATGACACATTGGTATTTATTCAGACTGATAAACCCATCTACAATCCAGGCCAAACAG TGAATTTCAGAATTGTCACTATGGATTCTAATTTTATTCCACTTAAACAAAAA TACAGCACAGTAATTCTTAAG GATAATAATCGTAACAGGATTGGTCAGTGGACGAATGTGTCCTCGACAGGCCTGATACTGCAGCTTTCACATGAGCTCAACGCTGAGGCTCCACAAGGCCATTATTCATTAACTGCTGACATTGAAAATAGGTTGATCACACACTATTTTAAGGTGCAAAAGTATG TTTTACCCAAGTTTGAGATTACAGTAAAAACACCAGAAAAACACAGCATTGGTGAGGAGGAACTAAAGCTGGAGGTTTGTGGAAA GTACACTTACGGACAGCCAGTACCTGGCACAGCACTGGTGCAAGTGTGTCGTAAATTTAGGCAGAATTATTTTCATCGTGAGGACGCCCCTTTGATTTCACCATGCCTGGTTGAAACAGTAGAG ATGAGTCAGACTGGTTGTGCCTTCCTTATACTGAATGTATCGACTTTCACAAGTTCTGAATTTGAAGTTAATTTTGAGCACTATCTTAATGCTACTGTTACACTGACAGAGGAAGGAACAG atTTCTCCTTGGTAAAATCTGTCATCATAGAACTCATTTACCAAATCGGTCAAGTGGAACTTGTGGATTTACCAAAAACCTTtgaacgagagagagatatagaagGAAAA ATTAAAGTTACAACCTTCAGTGGAACACCAATTCCTAACAAGAAGGTTTACCTTTCGGAAGGTGAATGGTGGTCTAAGAAGAAACTACTCAATCTCACTACAGATAGTAATGGATTGGCAAACTTCTCAGTTGCTTCACCTGAACATCCTACAACAGAGATAACATTGCAT GCAAGTGTCTATCCAGATGAACACTATCCTACATACAAAACACCATTCTTTACCAATGCTAATGCACGTCTACAGCTGCTCCAACCTGCCACACCTTACAGTCCAGTATTCAGTGAATTGTCAATAGAGAGCGCAGAGGAACCATTTAAGTGTGGTGCTGAAATTCCCATAACCATTAACTACTATATTGTTGGAGAAACTACTGAAAGTTACAGTATTGATCTTATATACACG GTATTATCTAAAGGAGCAATAGTCCATCATGGGCATGAGGAG GTCTTAGCTAAAGGAATCATAGTCCATCATGAGCATGAGGAAGTTGAAGTGAAACTCTCTACAGATGTCAGAAAAggaaaaatctcatttaaacTAGCTGTCGATGCTGAACTGGCTCCTGTCGTGCAGATTGTGGTGTACTCTGTCCTGCCCAGTGAGAATGTCATCGCTGCTAGCAAAAAATTTGATGTGGAAAAATGTTTCAGGAATAAG GTTTCGCTACAGTTCTCTCCCTCTAAAGCAGTTCCTGGTGAGAAAAACACTCTTGAGCTCTCGGCTCATCCTGGTTCACTGTGTGGCCTCAGTGCTGTGGATCAGAGTGTGTTCATCTTGGAGTCTGGAGAACGCCTAAATACTGACAAG ATATTTAATTTGCTGCCAGAGAGAGTATCAGATTACCCCTATGGGGTTGAAGATAATATAGAGTGCTTGCATGTTAGACCTCGACGACATACACAGATTGACCATGCTTACAATACATTAAAG AGTGTGGGGCTGAAGATGGCAACAAATTTGGCTGTTAGAGAACCTGACTGTTTGGTATACAAAGGCATGCGTTATGAACGTTATCGTCACAGACATCCATATGGGG tGCAATACATGGTAGCGCAACGTGTGGGATTAGCTGAGTCATCATCAGAACGTTATAAATCCATTGAAACAGTTCGCAAATTCTTCCCAGAAACATGGATATGGCAACTGTCTGAAGTCGG GGACTCTGGATCAGCACAGCTTCCTGTCACTGTTCCTGACACCATCACCACTTGGGAGACAGAGGCTTTCTGCGTGTCATCTAGGGGTCTGGGACTGGCTCCTCCTGTTCAGCTCACTGTATTTCAGCCCTTCTTCCTGGAGCTCTCATTGCCCTATTCCATTATCCGGGGAGAAGTTTTTGAGCTGAAGGCCACGGTTTTCAATTATCTTTCCAAATGTATTATG GTTAAAGTGACCCCGGCTCCTTCCTCAGACTACACTCTGGAACCCTCTTCTGATGGCGAGTTTTCATCCTGCCTGTGTGAAAATGGCAGAAAAACCTTCAAATGGactttgattcccaccgtgctTG GAGTCTTGAATGTGACAGTGAGTGCAGAGGCAGAACAATCCCAGACGGTGTGTGATAATGAGATTGTGAGTGTTCCAGAGAGAGGCCGTATTGACACAGTTACACGAAGCCTGATTGTGCAG GCTGAAGGAACTGAGAAGATGAAGAGCCAGAGCTGGTTATTATGCCCACAGG GCAACATTGTTTCAGAGGAGTTGGAGCTGATTCTTCCTGAGGATGTAATAGAGGGATCAGCCCGAGCTTCTGTTTCAGTACTTG GAGATATACTTGGCCGTGCATTACAAAATCTGGATGGACTGCTAAGGATGCCATATGGCTGTGGTGAGCAAAACATTGCTCTCCTCGCCCCCAATATCTACATTCTTCAGTATCTAGAGAACACTGAGCAGCTCACCACAGCTATCCGTGAGAGGGCTACTGGTTTCCTTAAGAGTG GATACCAGAGGCAACTTAACTATAAACATTTGAATGGTGCATATAGCACATTTGGCAGCGGGGAGGAGAACACATG GTTAACTGCTTTTGTCTTGAGGACTTTCGGCAAAGCACAACGTTACATCTTTATTGATCCAGAAATCATTAACAGTGCAAAGCAATGGCTAATAAATAAGCAGAGATCAGATGGCTGTTTTATACAACAGGGAAGTCTGTTTAATAATAGAATGAAG GGTGGTGTAAATGATGAAGTGACTATTACTGCCTACATCACTGCATCATTGCTTGAATTGGGTAACACAGTCCAG GATCCTTTTGTGAATAAAGGACTGCTGTGCCTCAGGTCTTCTATTGGTAACCTGACAAACACCTACACCACTGCACTGTTGGCCTACACTTTTAGTCTGGCTGGAGAGAATCAATTTCGGGAGCAGCTACTAAAAGAGTTGGATAATGTTGCCATTTCAGGAG atggTCGGCTTCATTGGTCTCAATCAGCATCAGATGACTCCGGCTCATTGTCAGTGGAAATCAGTTCTTACGTGCTGCTAGCTGTTCTCACTGCAGGTCAACTCACTCCAGCTGATTTGGGATACGCTAATAGGATTGTCAGCTGGCTGGTGAAGCAGCAAAATCCCTATGGAGGCTTTTCCTCCACACAG gaCACAGTTGTGGCCCTCCAAGCTCTGGCTCTGTACTCCACTAAAGTGTTCAGCTCAGACGGCTCTAGCACAGTAACTGTAAAGTCAGAAGATGGACACAGTTACACCTTTGATGTGAACCAGAACAACAAGTTACTGTACCAAGAAAGATCACTGCAGGATGTTCCTGGCAAATACAGCATTGAAGTGAAGGGTGACACCTGTGTGTCAGTGCAG GATTGCTTcaactttttttaa